One Fusobacterium nucleatum genomic window carries:
- a CDS encoding SMC family ATPase, giving the protein MIIKRVQLENYRSHSNTTVEFTKGVNLILGKNGRGKTSILEAISTVMFNTKDRTGKETGKSYIKFGEKSSKVDIDFTANDGREYNLKTEFFKTKPKKQTLKDMTGYEYDGDIQEKLEELCGIKKGFEETYENIVIAKQNEFINIFKDSGTTREKTFNKIFNTQIYKEMYDSFLKEAIDKYKSEKENLDSKINSLKENMEDKEQITNFLKEEKELEKNLQDNFKNINIISKNLENEIKDYETTEIELNNLIKNIKDEENKIKKYLNILKENIIEAKQAKKSKIIVKETEKSYLEYLEIENRLKDLRENLDNLLEEQKLNTQYQNNIKILKLNNENLKTDIINLEENISKNSEKKEKLENEISELKVKEENLDLKLKKYIHLLDKLENLEKIKKEKLDDTLKKTAEINIFQKNLSSKKDLFKTISIEELEKKLSDFQELEKELKLLEEQKIAFEIEINTLKDASNELSSKICPYLKENCKNLKDKEAEDYFSSKISIKTEDLENLKKDIEGKTQILVEKVVFEDKKKQYFELEKSIKDLELSLKNEEINLKEIELDIKNLDMDIQKLIENQEFQNSQMLREKKKELEVELRNLNLDEKRENLKNLLENLEIEKEKILKNKNSIESNLKEIDEYSKKIKEDTNKNIESIKSEIKTFENKLDDLKNPYNEYLKNNVLAEDLDNLLLKVNKNIKELYSLRTDKNLLKEKVSNLEEKIKNIKIDELKEKYDIIKEELNEINKKLGSLQEKIENYKKILEKISSQEEKQKKLLIEFKKLENKFNKASLIRNEVGQMGRAISKYMLSGISNIASVNFNKITGRTERIEWSNEEKDKYAVYLVGQERKISFEQLSGGEQVSVAIAIRGTMTEYFTNSKFMILDEPTNNLDTERKKLLAEYMGEILNNLEQSIIVTHDDTFREMAEKIIEL; this is encoded by the coding sequence ATGATAATTAAAAGAGTGCAACTTGAAAATTATCGTTCTCATTCTAATACAACTGTTGAATTTACCAAAGGAGTAAACCTTATTTTAGGTAAGAATGGGAGAGGTAAAACTTCTATACTTGAAGCTATTAGTACAGTTATGTTTAATACTAAGGATAGAACTGGTAAGGAAACAGGGAAAAGTTATATTAAATTTGGTGAAAAATCTTCAAAGGTAGATATAGATTTTACAGCCAATGATGGTAGAGAATATAATTTAAAAACTGAATTTTTTAAAACAAAACCTAAAAAACAAACTTTAAAAGATATGACAGGTTATGAATATGATGGAGATATTCAAGAGAAATTAGAAGAACTTTGTGGAATAAAAAAAGGTTTTGAAGAAACTTATGAAAATATAGTTATTGCTAAGCAAAATGAATTTATTAATATCTTTAAGGATAGTGGAACCACAAGAGAAAAAACTTTTAATAAGATTTTTAATACTCAAATATATAAAGAAATGTATGATAGCTTTTTAAAAGAAGCTATTGATAAATATAAATCTGAAAAAGAAAATTTAGATAGTAAAATAAATTCTTTAAAAGAAAATATGGAAGATAAAGAACAGATTACAAATTTTCTTAAAGAGGAAAAAGAGTTAGAGAAAAATTTACAAGATAATTTTAAAAATATTAATATTATATCTAAAAATTTAGAAAATGAAATAAAAGACTATGAAACAACAGAAATAGAATTAAATAATTTAATTAAAAATATTAAAGATGAAGAAAATAAAATAAAGAAATATTTGAACATTTTAAAAGAAAATATTATTGAAGCAAAACAAGCTAAAAAATCAAAAATAATTGTTAAAGAAACTGAAAAGTCTTATCTTGAATACTTGGAAATTGAAAATAGATTAAAAGATTTAAGAGAAAATCTTGATAATTTATTGGAAGAACAAAAATTAAATACCCAATATCAAAATAATATAAAGATATTAAAATTAAATAATGAGAATTTAAAAACAGATATTATTAACTTAGAAGAAAATATTTCTAAAAATTCTGAGAAAAAAGAAAAGTTAGAAAATGAAATCTCTGAACTTAAAGTTAAAGAAGAAAATTTAGATTTAAAATTAAAAAAATATATACATTTGCTTGATAAATTGGAGAATTTAGAGAAGATTAAAAAAGAAAAGTTAGATGATACATTAAAGAAGACAGCTGAAATTAACATTTTTCAAAAGAATTTATCTTCTAAAAAAGATTTATTTAAAACAATTAGTATTGAAGAACTTGAAAAAAAATTATCTGATTTTCAAGAACTTGAAAAAGAATTAAAACTTTTAGAAGAACAAAAAATTGCTTTTGAAATTGAAATAAATACTTTAAAGGATGCAAGTAATGAGCTTTCTTCTAAAATCTGTCCTTATCTAAAAGAAAATTGCAAAAATCTAAAAGATAAAGAAGCAGAAGATTATTTCTCTTCTAAAATTTCTATAAAAACAGAAGATTTAGAAAATTTGAAAAAAGATATAGAAGGAAAAACTCAAATTTTAGTTGAAAAAGTAGTTTTTGAAGATAAGAAAAAACAATATTTTGAGCTTGAAAAGTCTATAAAAGATTTAGAACTTTCTTTAAAAAATGAAGAGATTAATTTAAAAGAAATTGAATTAGATATTAAAAACTTGGATATGGATATTCAAAAACTCATTGAAAATCAAGAGTTTCAAAATAGTCAAATGTTAAGAGAAAAGAAAAAGGAATTGGAAGTTGAGCTTAGAAATCTAAACTTAGATGAAAAAAGAGAAAATTTAAAAAATCTTCTTGAAAATTTAGAAATAGAAAAGGAAAAGATTTTAAAAAATAAAAACTCAATAGAAAGTAATTTAAAGGAAATTGATGAGTATTCAAAGAAAATTAAAGAGGATACAAATAAAAATATTGAGAGCATAAAATCAGAAATAAAAACTTTTGAAAATAAGCTTGATGATTTAAAAAATCCTTATAATGAATATCTAAAAAATAATGTCTTGGCAGAAGATTTAGATAATCTACTTTTAAAAGTAAATAAAAATATTAAAGAACTTTATTCTTTAAGAACTGATAAGAATTTATTAAAAGAAAAAGTATCTAATTTGGAAGAAAAAATAAAAAATATAAAAATAGATGAACTGAAAGAAAAATATGATATTATTAAAGAAGAATTAAATGAAATCAATAAAAAATTAGGTTCATTACAAGAAAAAATTGAAAACTATAAGAAAATATTAGAAAAAATATCTTCACAAGAAGAAAAACAAAAAAAATTGCTTATTGAATTTAAGAAATTAGAAAATAAATTTAATAAGGCAAGTTTAATAAGAAATGAAGTAGGGCAAATGGGTAGAGCTATTTCTAAGTATATGCTTAGTGGCATTAGCAATATTGCAAGTGTTAATTTTAATAAGATTACAGGTAGAACTGAAAGAATTGAATGGAGTAATGAAGAAAAAGATAAGTATGCTGTATATTTAGTAGGCCAAGAGAGAAAAATTTCCTTTGAGCAACTATCAGGAGGAGAGCAAGTTTCTGTTGCAATTGCAATAAGAGGAACTATGACAGAATATTTTACTAATTCTAAATTTATGATTTTAGATGAACCTACAAATAATCTTGATACTGAAAGAAAAAAACTACTTGCAGAGTATATGGGAGAAATTTTAAATAACTTAGAACAAAGTATAATAGTTACTCATGATGATACATTTAGAGAAATGGCTGAAAAAATAATAGAATTGTAG
- a CDS encoding epoxyqueuosine reductase QueH, which produces MKVNYDLKMEEILKEISESGKKKRLLIHSCCGPCSSSVLEYLKDYFKIDIYFYNPNITYDYEYVARMEEQKEMLEKLDYDMNVIEGVYNPKEDFFEKIKGLENEKEGGQRCYSCYDIRIGETAKKAKEEGYDFFSTVLSISPMKNVNYINEIGEKYSKEYDIPFLFADFKKKNRYLRSVQISKELNMYRQEYCGCVFSKVEKEQRDREKALREKQEGEVKND; this is translated from the coding sequence ATGAAAGTTAATTATGATTTAAAAATGGAAGAAATTTTAAAAGAAATTAGTGAGAGTGGAAAGAAAAAAAGATTGCTTATTCACTCTTGTTGTGGACCTTGTAGTTCATCTGTTTTAGAGTATTTAAAAGATTATTTTAAAATAGATATTTATTTCTATAATCCAAATATAACTTATGATTATGAGTATGTAGCTAGAATGGAAGAACAAAAAGAAATGCTTGAAAAATTGGATTATGATATGAATGTTATAGAAGGTGTCTACAATCCAAAGGAAGATTTTTTTGAAAAAATAAAAGGGCTTGAAAATGAGAAAGAAGGAGGACAAAGATGTTACTCTTGCTATGATATAAGGATAGGAGAAACAGCTAAAAAAGCCAAGGAAGAGGGTTACGATTTTTTTAGTACAGTTTTAAGTATAAGTCCAATGAAAAATGTAAACTATATAAATGAGATAGGAGAAAAATATTCCAAAGAATATGATATTCCATTTTTGTTTGCAGATTTTAAAAAGAAAAATAGATATTTAAGGTCAGTACAAATTTCAAAAGAATTAAATATGTATAGACAAGAATATTGTGGCTGTGTATTTTCAAAAGTAGAAAAAGAGCAAAGAGATAGAGAAAAAGCTTTAAGAGAAAAACAAGAGGGGGAAGTAAAAAATGACTAG
- a CDS encoding toxin-antitoxin system YwqK family antitoxin, translating to MKKFLIILIFLFVSIFAYSDSAISYSKSVNIDFDVRVMMGLTKIEENDNPRYKKFFNYIDENLAKKGEVKYSHKLNTDKKVVEFFSEKGELLLTENLPKEFLDIIDNSIRVAVNKEEIKKTIKNIYEDPYTYVSISKYKENLILFTEENMVNRGKIKNTISVVLKRELTDNEKNELIYLKNNDTDEFFKKYRTYLESETTKTYINDKLELFQEIKGLTEITILYKNEISKVVIEYSDNSRINSVVKSYRNDRLLNETFFKNKDIVLEKEYYASGKLAREIPLKDGLINGEAKDYYENGKIRSTATFVNGHIDGIVKEYNQAGKVIKETLYKNGKKVK from the coding sequence ATGAAAAAATTTCTAATTATTTTAATATTTTTATTTGTTTCTATTTTTGCTTATTCAGATTCAGCTATTTCTTATTCAAAGTCTGTAAATATAGATTTTGATGTAAGAGTTATGATGGGCTTGACTAAGATAGAAGAAAATGATAACCCAAGATATAAAAAATTTTTTAATTATATTGATGAAAATTTAGCTAAAAAAGGTGAAGTTAAATATTCACATAAATTAAATACGGATAAGAAAGTAGTAGAATTCTTTTCTGAAAAGGGAGAACTTTTACTTACAGAAAATCTTCCAAAGGAATTTTTAGATATTATAGATAACTCTATAAGAGTTGCTGTGAATAAAGAAGAAATAAAAAAAACTATTAAAAATATTTATGAAGATCCATACACTTATGTGAGTATAAGTAAATATAAGGAAAATTTAATCTTATTTACAGAAGAAAATATGGTAAATAGAGGTAAAATAAAAAATACTATCTCAGTTGTTCTAAAAAGAGAATTGACAGATAATGAAAAAAATGAATTAATTTATTTAAAAAACAATGATACTGATGAGTTTTTTAAGAAATATAGAACTTATTTAGAAAGTGAAACCACAAAAACTTATATAAATGATAAATTAGAACTTTTTCAAGAAATTAAAGGCTTAACTGAAATAACTATTTTGTATAAAAATGAGATTTCAAAAGTTGTTATAGAGTACAGTGACAATAGTCGTATAAATTCAGTAGTTAAATCATATAGAAATGATAGATTACTGAACGAAACATTCTTTAAAAACAAAGATATAGTTTTAGAAAAAGAGTATTATGCCAGTGGAAAATTAGCAAGAGAAATACCTTTAAAAGATGGCTTAATTAATGGTGAGGCAAAAGATTATTATGAAAATGGAAAAATAAGATCAACTGCTACCTTTGTAAATGGTCATATTGATGGTATTGTAAAAGAATATAATCAAGCAGGAAAAGTTATTAAAGAAACCTTATATAAAAATGGAAAGAAAGTTAAGTAA
- a CDS encoding AraC family transcriptional regulator, with protein sequence MSYRLKAVTIRTNNSEEGIRKIAELWEDVLTSKFPLLSDGIVPISQYSNYESDEKGDYDISIVGVEHNFFEDIEKEVEKGLYKKYKAVDENGSVELCTKKAWENVWNDTHSGILKRAFTVDYESSVPVEFSKDGKAYCYLYIAIE encoded by the coding sequence ATGTCATATAGACTAAAAGCAGTTACAATTCGTACAAACAATAGTGAAGAAGGCATTAGAAAAATAGCAGAATTATGGGAAGATGTCTTAACTAGTAAATTCCCCCTTTTATCTGATGGAATAGTACCTATTTCACAATATAGTAATTATGAAAGTGATGAAAAAGGAGATTATGATATTAGTATAGTGGGAGTAGAGCATAATTTCTTTGAAGATATAGAAAAAGAAGTTGAAAAAGGTTTATATAAAAAATATAAAGCTGTTGATGAAAATGGCAGTGTTGAACTTTGTACAAAAAAAGCTTGGGAAAATGTTTGGAATGATACTCATTCTGGAATATTAAAAAGGGCTTTTACAGTAGATTATGAAAGTTCTGTTCCAGTAGAATTTTCAAAAGATGGAAAAGCTTATTGTTATTTATATATAGCCATAGAATAA
- the cobA gene encoding uroporphyrinogen-III C-methyltransferase has protein sequence MKKGKAYIIGAGPGDFELLTLKAKRIIENADCIIYDRLISDDILKLPKKDAELIYLGKGNTEGGLIQDEINQTLVNKCLEGKNVARVKGGDPFVFGRGGEEIEALFKNKIEFEVIPGITSSISVPTYAGIPVTHRGLARSFHIFTGHTMENGKWHNFENIAKLEGTLIFLMGVKNLDLIVNDLIKYGKDSKTPVAIIEKGATKNQRVTVGNLENILELVEKNKITPPAITIIGEVVNLRETFKWFETENLAKKILVTRDKKQAVEMSEKISKRGGIPIELPFIEIENLKIDLKDLEKYKAILFNSPNGVKAFFENIKDIRCLANIKIGAVGVKTKEILKKYKIVPDFVPDEYLVDRLAEDVVKYTDKNDNILIVTSDISPCDTDKYNSLYKRNYEKVVAYNTKKLKVDREKVLKTLKDIDIITFLSSSTVEAFYESLDGDFFILGDKKIASIGPMTSETIRRLGMKVDYEAEKYTANGVLDIIFK, from the coding sequence ATGAAAAAAGGAAAAGCATATATAATTGGAGCAGGACCAGGGGATTTTGAGCTATTAACATTGAAAGCTAAAAGAATTATTGAAAATGCAGATTGTATTATATACGATAGATTAATTAGTGATGATATATTAAAACTTCCAAAAAAAGATGCAGAACTTATATATCTTGGAAAAGGAAATACTGAGGGTGGTTTAATTCAAGATGAAATAAATCAAACTCTTGTAAATAAATGTCTTGAAGGAAAAAATGTTGCTAGAGTAAAAGGTGGAGATCCTTTTGTTTTTGGTAGAGGTGGAGAAGAAATTGAAGCTCTATTTAAAAATAAAATTGAATTTGAAGTTATTCCTGGAATAACTTCATCAATTTCAGTTCCTACCTATGCAGGAATACCTGTAACACATAGAGGACTTGCAAGGTCATTTCATATTTTTACAGGACATACTATGGAAAATGGAAAGTGGCATAATTTTGAAAATATTGCAAAATTAGAAGGAACTTTAATTTTTTTAATGGGAGTTAAAAATTTAGATTTAATAGTTAATGATTTAATAAAATATGGTAAAGATAGTAAAACTCCTGTTGCCATTATAGAAAAAGGTGCAACTAAAAATCAAAGAGTAACAGTTGGAAACTTAGAAAATATTTTAGAACTTGTTGAGAAAAATAAAATAACTCCACCTGCTATAACTATAATTGGAGAAGTAGTTAATTTAAGAGAAACTTTTAAATGGTTTGAAACTGAAAATCTTGCTAAAAAAATATTAGTAACAAGAGATAAAAAACAAGCAGTTGAAATGTCTGAAAAGATTTCTAAAAGGGGAGGAATTCCTATTGAATTACCTTTTATAGAAATAGAAAACTTAAAGATTGATTTAAAAGATTTAGAAAAGTATAAGGCTATTTTATTTAATTCACCTAATGGTGTTAAAGCATTCTTTGAAAATATAAAGGATATAAGATGTTTAGCAAATATTAAAATTGGAGCTGTTGGAGTTAAAACTAAGGAAATTTTGAAAAAATATAAAATAGTTCCAGATTTTGTTCCTGATGAATATTTAGTGGATAGATTGGCAGAAGATGTAGTTAAATATACAGATAAAAATGATAATATTTTAATAGTTACTTCTGATATTTCTCCTTGTGATACAGATAAATATAATTCTCTATATAAAAGAAATTATGAAAAGGTTGTAGCTTATAACACAAAAAAATTAAAAGTTGATAGAGAGAAAGTGCTTAAAACTTTAAAAGATATAGATATTATAACTTTTTTAAGTTCATCAACAGTGGAAGCATTTTATGAAAGTTTAGATGGAGATTTCTTTATTTTGGGAGATAAAAAAATTGCTTCTATTGGACCTATGACAAGTGAAACTATTAGAAGATTGGGAATGAAAGTTGACTATGAGGCTGAAAAATATACAGCTAATGGTGTACTAGATATAATTTTTAAATAA
- a CDS encoding DNA-3-methyladenine glycosylase I: MKKIIRCDWANKSELEQKYHDEEWAVPVHDDKKLFKMLILEGKQAGLSWTTVLSKMETLCEAFDDFDPNIIIKYDDKKVEELLKNEGVIRNKLKINAVINNAKQYFKLCEEFGSLDKYLWAYVDNKPIKNSWTKIEEVPAKTELSDKISKDLKKRGFKFVGSTVIYAFMQAIGMVNDHLVTCSFYNKAEEKK, translated from the coding sequence ATGAAAAAAATAATAAGATGTGATTGGGCAAATAAAAGTGAATTAGAGCAAAAATATCATGATGAAGAATGGGCTGTGCCTGTTCATGATGATAAAAAACTTTTTAAAATGTTAATTTTAGAAGGAAAACAAGCTGGTTTAAGTTGGACTACTGTTCTTTCTAAAATGGAGACTTTATGTGAGGCATTTGATGATTTTGACCCTAATATTATTATAAAATATGATGACAAAAAAGTAGAAGAACTTTTAAAAAATGAGGGAGTAATAAGAAATAAATTAAAGATAAATGCTGTTATTAACAATGCTAAGCAATATTTTAAACTTTGTGAAGAATTTGGTTCATTAGATAAATATTTATGGGCTTATGTGGATAATAAACCTATAAAAAATTCTTGGACTAAGATTGAAGAAGTACCAGCTAAAACAGAGTTATCAGATAAAATAAGTAAAGATTTAAAAAAGAGAGGTTTTAAATTTGTAGGAAGTACCGTAATCTATGCTTTTATGCAAGCAATAGGAATGGTAAATGACCATTTAGTAACTTGTTCTTTTTACAATAAAGCAGAGGAGAAGAAATGA
- the hemC gene encoding hydroxymethylbilane synthase — MKKNIIIGSRGSILALAQANLVKNRLQENYPNLIFEIKEIVTSGDKDLKSNWENSDVSLKSFFTKEIEQELLDEDIDIAVHSMKDMPAISPKGLICGAIPDREDPRDVLVSKNGFLVTLPQGAKVGTSSLRRAMNLKAVRPDFEIKHLRGNIHTRLKKLETEDYDAIVLAAAGLKRTGLADKITEYLNGEVFPPAPAQGVLYIQCRENDEEIKEILKSIHNEAIAKIVEIEREFSKIFDGGCHTPMGCYSQINGDKIKFTAVYSDEGKQIKAIVEDDLAKGKEIAYMVAQEIKKKINKGNIQ, encoded by the coding sequence ATGAAAAAAAATATTATAATTGGTAGTAGAGGAAGCATATTGGCTCTTGCTCAAGCAAATCTTGTAAAAAATAGATTACAAGAAAATTATCCTAATTTAATTTTTGAAATAAAAGAAATAGTTACAAGTGGAGATAAAGATTTAAAATCAAATTGGGAAAATAGTGATGTTTCTTTAAAAAGTTTTTTTACTAAGGAAATTGAACAAGAATTATTAGATGAAGATATAGATATTGCAGTCCATTCTATGAAAGATATGCCTGCTATATCACCTAAGGGCTTAATTTGTGGAGCTATTCCAGATAGAGAAGACCCAAGAGATGTATTAGTTTCAAAAAATGGCTTTTTAGTAACTTTACCACAAGGAGCTAAGGTTGGAACAAGCTCACTTAGAAGAGCAATGAATTTGAAAGCAGTAAGACCTGATTTTGAGATAAAACATTTAAGAGGAAATATCCATACAAGACTTAAAAAATTAGAAACAGAAGATTATGATGCAATAGTTTTAGCTGCTGCTGGTTTAAAAAGAACTGGTTTAGCAGATAAAATAACTGAATATCTAAATGGAGAAGTATTTCCACCTGCACCTGCACAAGGTGTTTTATACATTCAATGTAGAGAAAATGATGAAGAAATAAAAGAAATTTTAAAATCTATCCATAATGAAGCTATTGCAAAGATTGTTGAGATAGAAAGAGAATTTTCTAAAATTTTTGATGGAGGTTGTCATACTCCTATGGGTTGTTATTCTCAAATAAATGGAGATAAAATAAAATTTACTGCTGTTTATTCAGATGAAGGAAAACAAATAAAAGCTATTGTTGAAGATGATTTAGCAAAAGGAAAAGAAATTGCATATATGGTAGCACAAGAAATTAAGAAAAAAATAAATAAAGGAAATATTCAATAA
- the hemA gene encoding glutamyl-tRNA reductase: MSNLENIVVIGTSHENLSLLERENFMRTRPKYIIEKLYSEKKINAYINLSTCLRTEFYIELNSNINIGEIKKLFSVDMVIKSGIEAIEYLFKVSCGFYSVIKGEDQILAQVKGAHAEALENKHSSKFLNIIFNKAIELGKKFRTKSMIAHNALSLEAISLKFIKSKFPNIEDKNIFILGIGELAQDILTLLTKEQLKNIYITNRTYHKAEQIKKKFDIVNIVDYREKYKEMIEADVIISATSAPHIVVEYDRFVPMMKTDKEYLFIDLAVPRDVDKRLADFKNIEIYNLDDIWEVYNQNSINRDKLLEDYSYLVDEQMEKLIKSLNYYKEEKTNTFFQNTIQQ, from the coding sequence ATGTCAAATTTAGAAAATATTGTTGTTATAGGTACTTCTCATGAGAATTTATCTTTACTTGAAAGAGAAAATTTTATGAGAACAAGACCAAAATATATTATTGAAAAATTATATTCAGAAAAAAAAATAAATGCCTATATTAATTTATCAACTTGTCTTAGAACAGAATTTTATATTGAATTAAATTCAAATATAAATATAGGGGAAATAAAAAAATTATTTTCAGTTGATATGGTTATAAAAAGTGGAATAGAAGCTATTGAATATTTATTTAAAGTGAGTTGTGGATTTTATTCAGTAATAAAAGGTGAAGATCAAATCTTAGCCCAAGTTAAAGGAGCACATGCTGAAGCACTTGAAAATAAACATAGCTCAAAATTTTTAAATATTATTTTCAATAAAGCAATAGAATTAGGTAAGAAATTTAGAACAAAATCTATGATAGCTCATAATGCACTATCATTAGAAGCAATATCTTTAAAATTTATAAAATCTAAATTTCCTAATATAGAAGATAAAAATATTTTCATTTTAGGTATTGGGGAACTTGCCCAAGATATTCTAACTTTATTAACAAAAGAACAATTAAAAAATATCTATATAACAAATAGAACTTACCACAAGGCAGAACAGATTAAAAAGAAATTTGATATTGTAAATATAGTTGACTATAGAGAAAAATATAAAGAAATGATAGAAGCTGATGTAATCATATCTGCAACTTCAGCTCCACATATAGTTGTTGAATATGATAGATTTGTGCCTATGATGAAAACTGATAAAGAGTACCTTTTCATTGATTTAGCAGTTCCAAGAGATGTTGATAAAAGACTTGCTGATTTTAAAAATATAGAAATATATAATTTAGATGATATTTGGGAAGTATATAACCAAAATTCTATAAATAGGGATAAGCTTTTAGAAGATTATTCATATTTAGTTGATGAACAAATGGAAAAATTAATAAAGTCATTGAATTATTATAAAGAAGAAAAAACAAATACATTTTTTCAAAATACAATACAACAGTAA
- a CDS encoding flavodoxin: protein MNKISLVYYSATGNTEQMAKAIEEGIVEAGGKVTVYKANEMNKEDILSSDVIVMGSSATGAEVIDENDLLPFMEEAGDKFKGKKVYIFGSYGWGGGEYADNWKAQLEGFGANIVAMPVLANEAPSDDELAQLKEIGKKLVTI, encoded by the coding sequence ATGAACAAAATTAGTTTAGTGTATTATAGTGCAACTGGAAATACAGAACAAATGGCAAAAGCTATTGAAGAAGGAATTGTTGAAGCTGGTGGAAAAGTAACTGTTTATAAAGCAAATGAAATGAATAAAGAAGATATCCTTTCAAGTGATGTTATAGTAATGGGTTCATCTGCAACAGGTGCAGAAGTAATAGATGAAAATGATTTATTACCTTTCATGGAAGAAGCAGGAGATAAATTTAAAGGTAAAAAGGTATATATCTTTGGTTCTTATGGTTGGGGAGGTGGAGAATATGCTGATAACTGGAAAGCTCAATTAGAAGGTTTTGGAGCTAACATAGTTGCTATGCCTGTTCTTGCTAATGAAGCCCCTAGTGATGATGAATTAGCTCAACTAAAAGAAATAGGTAAAAAATTAGTTACTATCTAG
- a CDS encoding FprA family A-type flavoprotein, translated as MYCCTKINNDIIWIGVNDRKTERFENYIPLDNGVTYNSYLILDEKICIIDGVEEGENGNFLGKIEAMIGTAPVDYIIVNHVEPDHSGSIKNMLKIYPEIKVVGNAKTIMMLKLLGVDLPDERIVVVKEKDVLDLGKHKLTFYLMPMVHWPESMATYDMTDKILFSNDAFGSFGTLDGGVFDDEVNTDFFTDEMRRYYSNIVGKFGAPVNAVLKKLSSVEISCICPSHGLIWRKYIKEIIERYQKWANMEPTKEGVVIVYGSMYGHTAEMAEVLGRELGNRGIKDVIIYDSSKTDHSYIFSTIWKYKALILGSCAHNNDIYPKMEPLLHKLENYGLKNRYLGIFGNMMWSGGGVKRIKEFADTLTGLEQVGEPIEIKGHVTPAERDRLIELANLMADKLIADRK; from the coding sequence ATGTATTGTTGTACAAAAATAAATAATGACATTATTTGGATTGGTGTTAATGATAGGAAAACTGAAAGATTTGAAAATTATATTCCTTTAGATAATGGTGTAACATATAATTCATATTTAATATTGGATGAAAAAATATGTATAATTGATGGTGTTGAAGAAGGAGAAAATGGAAATTTTTTAGGTAAAATAGAAGCAATGATAGGCACTGCCCCTGTTGATTACATCATAGTAAACCATGTTGAGCCTGATCACTCTGGTTCAATAAAAAATATGTTAAAAATTTATCCAGAAATAAAAGTTGTTGGAAATGCAAAAACTATAATGATGTTAAAATTATTAGGTGTTGACCTACCAGATGAAAGGATTGTAGTTGTAAAAGAAAAAGATGTTTTAGATTTAGGAAAACATAAATTAACTTTCTATTTAATGCCTATGGTGCATTGGCCAGAATCAATGGCAACTTATGATATGACAGATAAAATTTTATTCTCAAATGATGCTTTTGGAAGTTTTGGTACTTTAGATGGTGGAGTTTTTGATGATGAAGTTAATACTGATTTTTTCACTGATGAAATGAGAAGATATTATTCTAATATAGTTGGAAAATTTGGTGCTCCTGTAAATGCTGTATTAAAAAAATTATCTTCTGTTGAAATTTCTTGTATTTGTCCTTCACATGGATTAATTTGGAGAAAATATATAAAAGAAATTATAGAAAGATATCAAAAATGGGCTAATATGGAACCTACAAAAGAGGGTGTAGTAATAGTTTATGGAAGTATGTATGGACATACTGCTGAAATGGCAGAAGTTTTAGGAAGAGAATTAGGAAATAGAGGAATTAAAGATGTTATAATTTATGACTCATCTAAGACAGATCATTCATATATATTTAGTACAATTTGGAAATATAAAGCTCTTATCTTAGGTTCATGTGCTCATAACAATGATATTTATCCAAAAATGGAGCCATTACTTCATAAGTTAGAAAACTATGGTCTAAAAAATAGATATTTAGGAATTTTTGGAAATATGATGTGGAGTGGTGGAGGAGTAAAAAGAATTAAAGAATTTGCTGATACTTTAACTGGTTTAGAACAAGTTGGAGAGCCTATTGAAATAAAAGGTCATGTTACTCCTGCTGAAAGAGATAGATTAATAGAACTTGCAAATCTTATGGCAGATAAACTTATTGCTGATAGAAAATAA